Part of the Limisphaerales bacterium genome, GCGTGCCCTGAAATTTTCTGCCCAACAATCCGCTGTGCAGCCAACCTGCCGGCACGCCACGGAGGCCATCGGTTTCCACGGTGAACTCGCCGGGCGTTGTCAGCGCATTCGTCCACGCCGCGCCGTCGGCAAACCAATCTTTTCCCACGCTGCGGCGAATGTCGGAAATCAAACGGTAGTCCTTCGGGGCGTCAGCAGCTTTGAGAACGGCAACGGGTTTGAGTTGTGCCTCGAACATTTTTTTCAATACTTCTTTCATTTTCGCCAACGCCTTCTGCGTGTCGCCGAACTTCGCGGGACCATCCACCGAACCGTGCGAAAAACTGCCGCTCTCAATCATCCCGTAGAGCGCATAAAAATCGCGGGTGCTGATGGCGTCGAATTTATGATCGTGACAGCGCGCGCAGGCGATGGTCATTCCTTGAAACGCTTTGCCGATGACGTCGATTTGGTTGTCGATGATTTCGGCTTGGTACGCGCGGATGTCCACCGGCGAATGGCAATGCTGCCCCATCCACCACCATGCGGTGGCGAGGCGGCTCTCGTTCCAGCCGCCGTCCTTGTCAAAGCGCGGTTTGATTTGGTCGCCGGCGATGTGTTCCTTCACGAAACGATCGTAGGGCACATCGTCATTGAAGGCGCGGATCACATAATCACGATAGCGCCACACTTCCTGATTCATAAAATCGAACTCGTGCCCGAACGTCTCCGCGTAGCGCATCAGGTCGAGCCAATGGCGCGCCCAGCGTTCACCGAATTGCGGCGCGGCAAGCAGTTCGTCCACCACCTTCTCAAAGGCCTTGGGCGAGTTGTCCGCCATAAACGCCTCCACCTGCGCCGGCCTGGGCGGCAGGCCGATGAGATCAAAATACGCGCGGCGAATGAGCGCGCGTTTATCGGCCGGACCGGTAGGCTTGAGCCCGGCAGCTTCCAGCTTGGCGAGGATGAATTGATCGATCGGCGACGCGGGCCAGTCGGCCTGTTTCACCTTGGGCGGGGCGCCGGCCTGAACCGGTTGCCAAGCCCAATGCTCGGCCTTGCGCTTGGCGAGGTCGAACTGCTCCCGAGCGCCCGGCCCCACAGCCGCTTCCTTGGGCCACGGCGCACCGCGCTTTACCCACTCTGTGAAGTCGGCAATCTGCTGATCACTTAACTTGCCGCGTGGCGGCATTTCGAGATCCACGTTGTCGTACTCGATGGCTTCGATGAGCAGGCTCTGTGCTGGCTTGCCGGAAACTATCGCCGGCCCGGTATCGCCGCCCTTGAACACGCCGGCGCGATGATCGAGCATCAGATCGCCCTTCAGTTTCTTGGCGTCAGCGCTGTGGCATTTGTAGCAATGCTCAGCCAGCACGGGGCGGATTTTCTTTTCAAAGAACTCGAGGTCCGCCGCGGTGAATTCAGCAGCGGCTAACGGCCAAGCCGTCAAAAAAAACAAAGTGAACAGTCGTCTCATTTTAGGTTTTTATTTTCTGTTTTTGTGATGCCGCCGTGTTGGCGCAGGAAATTAGAAACGTCGCGATGTTCCGCTGCAAGATCGAGTGGTCGATCACCGGCGCGGTCTTTTGTGTTCACCTTCGCGCCATGAGCCACTAGCAGTTTGACCACCGCCAAATGCCCGTCGCGCGCGGCCAAGTGCAGAGGCGTCCACGCGGGGCCGTACGCGGTGGCGTTCAAGTTTGCGTCGGCGGCGATGAGTTCTTCGGCGGCGGCGATGTCGCCGGATTGGGCGGCTTGGTGGAGGGGTTTGGGGTCGTTGATGAACGGGCGAATGATGATGTACTGAATCCCCGTGGAAACAGCGGTGCAACCGGCCAACAACGCCGTGGCCACAATGAGTGGTGTAAACAATTTGAACCGCGTGAGCATCTGCATCGAGTGTACGACATGGCGCACAAAAATCAATTCACCGTTTGCTTGGATTGTGGGGAATTTTTGCGCATCGTCGCGGGCCGTTTATGAGTAGTTCCAAACATATTGAAAATCCGGATGTGGTTTTGATCGGCAGCGGCGTGATGAGTGCCACGCTGGGAGGCGTGCTGAAAAATCTACAACCGGACCTGAAAATTCAGCTCTATGAGGTCACCCCCGAGCTGGCCGCGGAAAGCTCCAACGGCTGGAACAACGCCGGCACCGGGCACGCGGGCATTTGTGAACTGAGCTACACGCCCAATCGCGGCGCGGACGGCGAGGTGGATGTGAGCAAGGCGATTGAGATTTTTGACCAGTTCGAGCAGTCCAAGTATTTCTGGGGCTACGCCGTCCGCAGCGGGATGATTGAGGATCCCAGCCAATTCGTGAATCCCGTGCCGCATATCGCTTTCGTGTATGGGCAGGAACAGGTGGACTTCCTCCGCTCGCGGCACAAGGGCATGAGTGCCCATCATTTTTTCAGCAGCATGGAATACACCGCGGACCGCGACACGGTCCGCGAATGGGCGCCGCTCCTGTTGGCCGGACGCGATGAGACGCCCATTGCCGCCACCAAGATGGATCGCGGCACGGATGTGAATTTCGGCGCGCTCTCCGAGTTGCTCGTGCAATGGCTCGGCAAACAGGACGGTGGCGGTTACGCCACTGAACATCGCGTAACCGATCTGACCCGCACGAAGGACGGCTGGGATGTGGAGGTGAAAGATCTGCAAAGTGGCCGTACCTTTACCAACTCAGCAAAGTTTGTCTTCATCGGCGCCGGCGGCGGAAGTTTGCCCTTGCTGCAAAAGAGCGGCATCGCCGAGAGTAAAGGCTTCGGCGGATTTCCCATCGGCGGCCAATGGCTCGTCTGCCACAAACCGGAGATCGTGGAGCAACACGTCGCCAAAGTGTACGGCATGTCGCCCGGCGCCGCACCCACCATGGCCGTGCCGCACTTGGATACGCGCATCATCGACGGCAAAAAAGCGCTGCTCTTCGGTCCGTACGCCGCGTGGACCACAAAATTTCTCCACGGCGGCGGCAGTTTCTGGGATTTGCCCGGGTCCATCCGGATGGACAACATCGCCTCGCTGATCAAGGTCGGTCTGCACAACATCCCCCTCGTCACGTATCTGATGCAGCAAGGCACCCAAAGCATGAACACGCGCATGAAAGAGCTGCGCAATTTTTATCCCGACGCCAGCACGGATGATTGGGAACTCATCGACGCCGGCATCCGCGTGCAGGCCATTAAGAAGGAAGACGGCGATGCTGGCATCGTGCACTTCGGCACCGAGGTCATTTCCGACCAAGACAAAACCCTCTCCGCCCTGCTCGGCGCCTCACCCGGGGCGTCCGTCTCCACCAACATCATTTTGGAAATTGTGCAGGATTCCTTCGGTGACCTGCTCAAGACCGACGCTGGCCACGAGCGCATGAAGGCGATGATCCCGTCCTACGACGAAAATCTCATCGACCCCAAAAACGCCGCCCGCCAAGCCGCTCTCAGCGAAGAAGCCGAGCAATCACTGCAGTTAATTTGAAAAAAAGACCGCCCTCCTCATCATCGATTCAGACTAGGAAATAAGATTGGTTTCACAACTCCATTTCAATTAGCCTATTCCTATGACAGGCATTTCGTATATGGTGGATGAAGAAGGCCGCAAGACGGCGGCGGTGGTTGACCTGCGGCGGCACGGCAGTGCTTGGGAGGATTTTTATGATGGACTCATGGCCGATTCCCGCGCCAAGGAACCGCGCGAAAGCCTCGCCTCAGTGAAGCGCCGCCACGCCCGCCGCAAGGCCAATGGCTGATTTCACAGTCAGCTTCGCACGCTCGGCCCGCAAGGAGTTGGAGAATCTTCCGAACGCCATCGCGGATCGCGCTTTGGGACGCATCGAAAAACTTGCCACCGATCCTCGCCCACGTGGCGCAACCAAACTTCGTGGCCAGAAAAATCTTTGGCGAATTCGAACCGGCGACTATCGCATCATCTTTTCAATCGATGACAAAGTGGAGGAAATTGATATCACCCACATCCGCCACCGAAGAGATGTCTATCGAGACATTTAGTTATGACTTCCCCTCTTCGCATCGGCATCGAGATTGGCGGCACGAAACAGCAAATCGTGGTGGGCGATGCGGAGGGGCGCATTATTGATCGTTGCCGATTCAGCGTGGATCCCAGCGGCGGCGGCCCCGCTATTCGCGAACGGATCGCCGAAGAGCTGCCCCCGATTTTGGCGGATCATCATCCCGAACGCATCGGCGTGGGCTTTGGCGGGCCGATCGATATCACCACCGGCACCGTTGCCGTTTCACACCAGATCGAAGGCTGGAGCGGGTTCCCCTTGCGCGATTGGCTCAACGAACTTTTCCAACTGCCCGTGGTGGTGGAAAACGACGCCAACACGGCCGCCCTTGCCGAGGCGATGCGCGGAGCCGGGCGCGGCTTCGATCCCGCCTTTTACATGAACATGGGCAGCGGCGTCGGCGGCGGGCTCATCATCGACGGGAAGATTTATCACGGCGACACGCCCGGCGAAGTGGAGGTCGGCCATCTGCGTCTGGATCCGGACGGCACCACCGTGGAAGATCGCTGCTCCGGCTGGGCCGTTGACCGCGCCATCCGCACCGCCTTGAGCACGCACCCCCAAAGCCTCCTCCACACCCTCTGCGACGACACGCCCGGCGGCGAAGCCAAGCATCTCCCCGAAGCCTTGGCGCAAAACGATTCCTTGGCTCAGGACATCCTCGCCACCACCACCCGCCAGCTCGCCTTTGCGTTATCGCACGTGACGCACTTGTTCCACCCCCAAGTCATCACCCTCGGCGGCGGCTTATCCCTGATTGGGGTTCCCCTTCGCAAAAGCATCGAACAACAACTGCCCGATTCCCTGATGGAGATTTACGGCAACGGCCCCCAAATCAAACTCGCCGAACTCGACGAAGACGCCGTGCCGGCGGGGGCGTTACTCCTCTGAACAGGACTCACCGTCCACGTCGGCTTTGCCGTAGAACTTCACGCCGCGCTCGATTTTTTCGCGGCT contains:
- a CDS encoding PSD1 domain-containing protein, whose amino-acid sequence is MRRLFTLFFLTAWPLAAAEFTAADLEFFEKKIRPVLAEHCYKCHSADAKKLKGDLMLDHRAGVFKGGDTGPAIVSGKPAQSLLIEAIEYDNVDLEMPPRGKLSDQQIADFTEWVKRGAPWPKEAAVGPGAREQFDLAKRKAEHWAWQPVQAGAPPKVKQADWPASPIDQFILAKLEAAGLKPTGPADKRALIRRAYFDLIGLPPRPAQVEAFMADNSPKAFEKVVDELLAAPQFGERWARHWLDLMRYAETFGHEFDFMNQEVWRYRDYVIRAFNDDVPYDRFVKEHIAGDQIKPRFDKDGGWNESRLATAWWWMGQHCHSPVDIRAYQAEIIDNQIDVIGKAFQGMTIACARCHDHKFDAISTRDFYALYGMIESGSFSHGSVDGPAKFGDTQKALAKMKEVLKKMFEAQLKPVAVLKAADAPKDYRLISDIRRSVGKDWFADGAAWTNALTTPGEFTVETDGLRGVPAGWLHSGLLGRKFQGTLRSQTFEISENHIHLLALGRDVRVNVVIDNFKIIQNPIYGGNTRTLNNEQPHWVTFNVAMWKGHHCYLEFADLSSPIHNGKGLKPDGYAAVRELWISDNGKPPTSAVPRLAPIVKLSDPKATTMLKKYLQRANAVSAPATVPVMLEGTARNEKVFIRGGHGNLGAEVPRRFLTALVGEHPPVPAGSGRITLANHIADAANPLTARVYANRIWHHLLGRGIVPSTDNFGVLGEAPTHPELLDWLAQRLVKNGWSTKKLIREIMLSRTYQMSSKPSNAANETKDPANTLLHRMRVRRLQGEAIRDAILAVSGRLDKKMYGPPVAVHLTPFMEGRGRPGRKGPLDGAGRRTIYQEVRRNFLSPMMLAFDLPLPLTTFGRRTSSNVPAQALILMNDPFVVEQSKLWAKRILTVNEPDRIDAAYETAFGRPPNANEKNAAFTFLQTQAKAHGEKQPAEKAWSDLCHVLFNVKEFVFLN
- the mqo gene encoding malate dehydrogenase (quinone) — its product is MSSSKHIENPDVVLIGSGVMSATLGGVLKNLQPDLKIQLYEVTPELAAESSNGWNNAGTGHAGICELSYTPNRGADGEVDVSKAIEIFDQFEQSKYFWGYAVRSGMIEDPSQFVNPVPHIAFVYGQEQVDFLRSRHKGMSAHHFFSSMEYTADRDTVREWAPLLLAGRDETPIAATKMDRGTDVNFGALSELLVQWLGKQDGGGYATEHRVTDLTRTKDGWDVEVKDLQSGRTFTNSAKFVFIGAGGGSLPLLQKSGIAESKGFGGFPIGGQWLVCHKPEIVEQHVAKVYGMSPGAAPTMAVPHLDTRIIDGKKALLFGPYAAWTTKFLHGGGSFWDLPGSIRMDNIASLIKVGLHNIPLVTYLMQQGTQSMNTRMKELRNFYPDASTDDWELIDAGIRVQAIKKEDGDAGIVHFGTEVISDQDKTLSALLGASPGASVSTNIILEIVQDSFGDLLKTDAGHERMKAMIPSYDENLIDPKNAARQAALSEEAEQSLQLI
- a CDS encoding type II toxin-antitoxin system RelE/ParE family toxin, which gives rise to MADFTVSFARSARKELENLPNAIADRALGRIEKLATDPRPRGATKLRGQKNLWRIRTGDYRIIFSIDDKVEEIDITHIRHRRDVYRDI
- a CDS encoding ankyrin repeat domain-containing protein, translated to MQMLTRFKLFTPLIVATALLAGCTAVSTGIQYIIIRPFINDPKPLHQAAQSGDIAAAEELIAADANLNATAYGPAWTPLHLAARDGHLAVVKLLVAHGAKVNTKDRAGDRPLDLAAEHRDVSNFLRQHGGITKTENKNLK
- a CDS encoding ROK family protein, giving the protein MTSPLRIGIEIGGTKQQIVVGDAEGRIIDRCRFSVDPSGGGPAIRERIAEELPPILADHHPERIGVGFGGPIDITTGTVAVSHQIEGWSGFPLRDWLNELFQLPVVVENDANTAALAEAMRGAGRGFDPAFYMNMGSGVGGGLIIDGKIYHGDTPGEVEVGHLRLDPDGTTVEDRCSGWAVDRAIRTALSTHPQSLLHTLCDDTPGGEAKHLPEALAQNDSLAQDILATTTRQLAFALSHVTHLFHPQVITLGGGLSLIGVPLRKSIEQQLPDSLMEIYGNGPQIKLAELDEDAVPAGALLL